The DNA region ATCCAGAGCGTACGTCACGGCCAGGGCACACGACAGCATGCGAGGGAACCTTGATGGCCCTCCTGATGGCGTGCGCGGGATCATCCGATGCTCAGCCCGTGGCGTGACAGGGGAAGCGAGCGGTAGCGTTGGCCCGTGGCCTGGAAGATCGCGTTGGTCAGCGCGGGGATCACCGTGACGGGCCCCACTTCGCCGATGCCGCCCAGCGGCCGCGCGCCGCTGTCGACGAAGTGAACGTCCACGGGAGGCATCTCGGGCATGCGAAACACCCGATAGTCGTGCCAGTTGCTCTCCATGGTGCGTCCGCGCGCGAACGTGGTCTGGGACAGAAACGCGCACGACAGCCCCCATGCCACACCGCCCTCGAGCGAGTTTGCGGAGATGCCAGGATCGAGGACGGTGCCGGGATCCGCAACACATGTGACTCGATGGATCTTGATGACGCCTTGCTGCGCCACCGAGATCTCCACCACGTGCGCCGTCAGCGTTCGAAAGGCTTCGCAGAACGCGATGCCGCGATAGCGGCCGGGTTGCGCGCCGCTCGTCCAGCCCGATTTCTCCGCCGCCATGTCGAGCACGCCCCGTGCGCGCGCATCGTCGCCCAGCAGCTCACGGCGATACTGATACGGATCCTGCCCCTTCGCATGCGCCAGCTCGTCGATGAAGCTCTCCAACGCGAACACGTTCGGCCCGAATCCGGTCGTACGCAGCACCGACGTCGGGACGCCGATCTTCAACAGCTTGAAGTCCACCCGGACGTTCGGAATCCGGTAACGCGTCTCGATCACGCCTTCGCAGCAGCTCGGATCGTACGTGTCGGTAACCGCAGGCGGATACACGAACTGGAGGATCGACGGCGACACCAGCTTGTGCGCGATCGCCTGCACGCGGCCGCGCGCGTCGATGCCCGCGGTGATGCGATGCGCGACGGCCGGGCGATAGATGTCGTGCTGCATGTCCTCCTCGCGCGACCAGATGACCTTCACCGGCGCGGCGACGGCCTTGGATGCCACGACGGCGTGCACGACGAAGTCAGCGACGAGCCGCCGCCCGAACCCGCCGCCGAGCAGCGTTCGATGAATCGCAATCTTCTCCTTCGGGATCCCGAGCAATTGCGAGACGACGATCTGCGTAAGCTCCTGCCCTTGCGTCGGCGCCCAGACGTCGCACGCGTCGGCGGTGACGGATGCCGTGCAGTTCATGGGCTCCATCGTCGCGTGCGCGAGGAACTGGGACTCGTAGTCGTGCGAGATTGTCGTCGCAAAGCCCCTCGTGAGCGCATCTCGATCGCCAGTGACGTGCGGCGTATGCCACGAGTCGCCGGCGAGCGCGGCCTGATACTGCCCGCGCACCGTCTCGCTGCTCAGCGAGGCGTTGGCACGATCATCGAACTCGACGTGGAGCGCGTCGAGCGCCGTCCGCGCCTGCCAGTAGCTTCGCGCGACGACGGCGACGCCGTTGGGGATCGCGACGACATCCATCACACCCGGGAATTGGCGGATCGACTCACGGTCGTATTTCGTCACCGTTCCACCGAAGACGGGGCTCGTCTTCACCGCGGCGTAGACCATGCCGGGGACCGTGACGTCCATACCGTAGATCGCACTGCCGTTTACCTTGGCCGTGCTCTCGATGCGCGGAAGTGCCGTGCCGATCAGCGTCCATTCGCTCGGGCTCTTGAGCCGCGGTTTCTCAGGACGCTTCAGCGTTGCGGCGGCCTCCGCGAGCTCGCCAAAGCTCAGGCGCCGACCGGTCGACGAATGAATCACGTGACTTTGTTCGGCTCGACACGTCCCTGGATCGACGCTCCATCGGGCCGCCGCCGCGGCGATGAGCATCTCCCGGCCTGCGGCGCCCATCTCGCGCATGAGGTCGAAGAACGCAGTGGTGCTCTCGCTGTTGCCCGTGAACTGCCAATTGATACGTGGATTGCGATACGCGGGAGCGACTGGAGCGTTCTCCAGACGGACACGACTCCAATCGGCTCCCAGCTCGTCTGCCAATGCGGCCGGCAGCGTCGTCTGAATGCCCTGCCCCATCTCGGCTTGAGACGAGACGATCGTGATCATGTTATCCGTGGAGATCTTCAGCCACGCGCTCAGCGTCGTCTCTCGTTGCGCCTGCGCGACCTGCGCGCCGGCTGCAGCCGCGGGCTCTACGAGCACGCCGTGCAGCAGCAGTCCCCCGGCGGCCAGCGTGCTGGAGATCATGAACTGCCGGCGGCTCGACACCGTCATGTCATCGAGATCGAGTTGAATTGCCATTTGCCGT from Luteitalea sp. includes:
- a CDS encoding molybdopterin-dependent oxidoreductase, with product MAIQLDLDDMTVSSRRQFMISSTLAAGGLLLHGVLVEPAAAAGAQVAQAQRETTLSAWLKISTDNMITIVSSQAEMGQGIQTTLPAALADELGADWSRVRLENAPVAPAYRNPRINWQFTGNSESTTAFFDLMREMGAAGREMLIAAAAARWSVDPGTCRAEQSHVIHSSTGRRLSFGELAEAAATLKRPEKPRLKSPSEWTLIGTALPRIESTAKVNGSAIYGMDVTVPGMVYAAVKTSPVFGGTVTKYDRESIRQFPGVMDVVAIPNGVAVVARSYWQARTALDALHVEFDDRANASLSSETVRGQYQAALAGDSWHTPHVTGDRDALTRGFATTISHDYESQFLAHATMEPMNCTASVTADACDVWAPTQGQELTQIVVSQLLGIPKEKIAIHRTLLGGGFGRRLVADFVVHAVVASKAVAAPVKVIWSREEDMQHDIYRPAVAHRITAGIDARGRVQAIAHKLVSPSILQFVYPPAVTDTYDPSCCEGVIETRYRIPNVRVDFKLLKIGVPTSVLRTTGFGPNVFALESFIDELAHAKGQDPYQYRRELLGDDARARGVLDMAAEKSGWTSGAQPGRYRGIAFCEAFRTLTAHVVEISVAQQGVIKIHRVTCVADPGTVLDPGISANSLEGGVAWGLSCAFLSQTTFARGRTMESNWHDYRVFRMPEMPPVDVHFVDSGARPLGGIGEVGPVTVIPALTNAIFQATGQRYRSLPLSRHGLSIG